One Streptomyces fagopyri DNA window includes the following coding sequences:
- a CDS encoding CoA-binding protein, which translates to MYGDQATIRRILNELGDTWAIVGLSSNEGRAAYGVADVLRRHGKRIVPVHPKAETVHGEKGYPSLDAIPFDVDVVDVFVNSDLAGTVADEAVAIGAEAVWFQLGVVDEAAYDRTRAAGLDMVMDRCPAIEIPRLG; encoded by the coding sequence GTGTACGGCGACCAGGCGACCATCCGCAGGATCCTGAACGAACTCGGCGACACCTGGGCGATCGTCGGCCTCTCGTCGAACGAGGGGCGCGCGGCGTACGGAGTCGCCGACGTCCTGCGGCGTCACGGCAAGCGGATCGTCCCCGTGCACCCGAAGGCCGAGACCGTCCACGGCGAGAAGGGCTATCCCTCGCTCGACGCGATCCCGTTCGACGTCGATGTCGTCGACGTCTTCGTCAACAGCGACCTCGCCGGGACCGTGGCCGACGAGGCCGTCGCGATCGGGGCCGAGGCCGTCTGGTTCCAGCTCGGCGTCGTCGACGAGGCCGCGTACGACCGTACCCGCGCCGCCGGGCTCGACATGGTCATGGACCGCTGCCCCGCCATAGAGATCCCCCGCCTCGGCTGA
- a CDS encoding YbaK/EbsC family protein, which produces MRAPIGHFDHATPAPECLGELVGPVADAVRAWRGTVPAEQIVYVDTDPDRADTATFVEHYGKELLEQSANCVVVAGKRGAETTLAACLVLSTTRVDVNGVVRRRLGARKASFASMDMATGETGMEYGGITPVGLPGGWPLLVDSAVVELPYVLVGSGRRRGKLLVPGKAFGELPNAVVIEGLGIG; this is translated from the coding sequence ATGCGCGCCCCCATCGGACACTTCGACCACGCCACGCCCGCTCCCGAGTGCCTCGGCGAACTCGTCGGCCCGGTCGCCGACGCCGTACGCGCCTGGCGGGGCACCGTCCCCGCCGAGCAGATCGTGTACGTCGACACGGACCCCGATCGGGCCGACACCGCGACCTTCGTCGAGCACTACGGCAAGGAACTGCTCGAACAGTCCGCCAACTGCGTGGTCGTCGCGGGCAAGAGGGGCGCGGAGACCACGCTCGCCGCGTGCCTGGTCCTCTCCACCACCCGGGTCGACGTCAACGGTGTCGTCCGCCGCCGACTCGGCGCCCGCAAGGCCTCGTTCGCGTCGATGGACATGGCGACCGGTGAAACCGGCATGGAGTACGGCGGCATCACCCCAGTCGGGCTGCCCGGTGGCTGGCCCCTGCTGGTGGACTCCGCGGTCGTCGAACTGCCGTACGTCCTGGTCGGCAGCGGCCGGCGGCGCGGAAAACTGCTGGTGCCGGGCAAGGCGTTCGGGGAGCTGCCGAACGCCGTGGTGATCGAGGGGCTCGGGATCGGCTGA
- a CDS encoding alpha/beta fold hydrolase, with amino-acid sequence MPTFSAPDGTTLAHHAVGEGEPLLCLPGGPMRASAYLGELGGLARHRRLHLLDLRGTGDSAAPADPATYRCDRQVGDVEAFRAHLGLDRVDVLAHSAAGDLALLHAAAHPHRVRSLTLVTARARALGVDFTPEHRREAALTRRSEPWFEEAYEAFERIWAGSSADADWDAVAPFFYGRWDATARAHAAGEVGQTNEEAADLYASAGAFRPGAARAAVAALDARVLLLVGALDGGPLPRVAAGVAELIPGAGLVVQPGAGHFPWLDDPRFFTETVVAFLDRER; translated from the coding sequence ATGCCGACCTTCTCCGCCCCCGACGGAACCACGCTCGCCCACCACGCCGTGGGGGAGGGCGAGCCGCTGCTCTGTCTGCCCGGCGGCCCCATGCGGGCCTCCGCCTACCTCGGTGAACTCGGCGGACTGGCACGGCACCGCCGCCTCCACCTGCTCGATCTGCGCGGAACCGGCGACTCCGCCGCTCCGGCCGACCCGGCGACGTACCGCTGCGACCGGCAGGTCGGTGACGTCGAGGCCTTCCGCGCACACCTGGGGCTCGACCGCGTCGATGTCCTCGCCCACTCGGCGGCCGGCGACCTCGCCCTGCTGCACGCGGCCGCGCATCCGCACCGTGTGCGCAGCCTCACCCTGGTGACCGCCCGTGCGCGGGCGCTCGGCGTCGACTTCACCCCGGAGCACCGCCGGGAGGCGGCCCTGACGCGCCGGTCGGAACCGTGGTTCGAGGAGGCGTACGAGGCCTTCGAAAGGATCTGGGCCGGCTCGTCCGCCGACGCCGACTGGGACGCCGTCGCCCCCTTCTTCTACGGCCGCTGGGACGCGACCGCGCGGGCGCACGCCGCGGGCGAGGTCGGACAGACCAATGAGGAGGCCGCGGATCTGTACGCGTCCGCCGGTGCCTTCCGGCCCGGCGCGGCCCGCGCCGCCGTCGCCGCGCTGGACGCACGGGTCCTGCTGCTCGTGGGCGCGCTGGACGGCGGACCGCTGCCGCGGGTGGCCGCCGGCGTCGCGGAGCTGATCCCCGGGGCGGGACTGGTCGTCCAGCCGGGTGCCGGGCACTTCCCGTGGCTCGACGACCCGCGGTTCTTCACGGAGACCGTCGTGGCCTTCCTCGACCGGGAGCGGTGA
- a CDS encoding helix-turn-helix domain-containing protein — translation MSDLDLLTQSLGRNVKRWRTERGFTLEALAARAGVSRGMLIQIEQARTNPSLGTVVKIGDALGVSITTLLDYEQGPKVRIVPAEQAVRLWHTDAGSYNRLLAGTEAPGPLEMWDWRLMPGEGSPSDPHPTGTVELVHVTAGDLTLTVDGVAHRVPAGASASFEANTPHRYGNDGDVPVEMVMAVSVPLVH, via the coding sequence GTGTCGGATCTCGACCTGCTGACCCAGTCCCTGGGGCGCAACGTGAAGCGCTGGCGCACCGAGCGCGGCTTCACCCTGGAAGCACTCGCCGCCCGCGCCGGAGTCAGCCGTGGCATGCTCATCCAGATCGAGCAGGCCAGGACCAACCCCAGCCTCGGAACCGTCGTCAAGATCGGCGACGCGCTCGGCGTCAGCATCACCACGCTTCTCGACTACGAACAGGGCCCCAAGGTCCGTATCGTCCCGGCCGAGCAGGCCGTACGGCTGTGGCACACCGACGCGGGCAGCTACAACCGGCTGCTCGCGGGCACCGAGGCGCCCGGCCCGCTGGAGATGTGGGACTGGCGCCTGATGCCGGGCGAGGGCAGCCCCTCCGACCCGCACCCCACGGGCACCGTGGAGCTCGTCCATGTCACGGCGGGCGATCTGACCCTCACCGTGGACGGCGTGGCCCACCGCGTACCGGCGGGAGCGAGCGCCTCCTTCGAGGCCAACACCCCGCACCGGTACGGCAATGACGGCGACGTACCCGTGGAGATGGTCATGGCGGTATCGGTCCCGCTCGTGCACTGA
- a CDS encoding GNAT family N-acetyltransferase — translation MPTLLFRRPVDEPALEAWRHVHNVIVPPAAMSLDEVRERAGRNLLEVVHLGDVLVGCTTVRPPKEDTSTATVIARVLPEHRGRGFGEELYERGLEQARALGAAVIETVVLASNEDGLRFALKHGFAETERYVLPGDTAEWIDLRLA, via the coding sequence GTGCCCACTCTTCTCTTCCGGCGGCCGGTCGACGAACCCGCCCTCGAAGCCTGGCGTCACGTCCACAACGTGATCGTCCCTCCCGCCGCCATGTCGCTCGACGAGGTCCGGGAGCGGGCCGGCCGCAACCTCCTGGAGGTCGTCCACCTCGGTGACGTGCTGGTGGGCTGCACGACCGTGCGCCCGCCGAAGGAGGACACCTCGACGGCCACGGTGATCGCCCGGGTGCTGCCCGAGCACCGCGGCCGGGGATTCGGCGAGGAGTTGTACGAGCGCGGACTGGAGCAGGCGCGGGCGCTGGGCGCCGCGGTGATCGAGACGGTCGTCCTCGCCTCGAACGAGGACGGGCTGCGCTTCGCCCTGAAGCACGGGTTCGCCGAGACCGAGCGCTACGTGCTGCCGGGCGACACCGCGGAGTGGATCGACCTGCGGCTGGCCTGA